A stretch of Dasania marina DSM 21967 DNA encodes these proteins:
- the dapD gene encoding 2,3,4,5-tetrahydropyridine-2,6-dicarboxylate N-succinyltransferase, producing the protein MSSLFSIGLGVGTQNAKGEWLEVFYALPVLNPSQALSKAVIAATDYQQGNQALNLDKGQLGSLEASLRAAGEAAQADIVNAMKQSSRPLVATILASDDSPSSIPEGYLKLHLLSHRLVKPHGVNLNGLFGVLPNVAWTNKGAIDLDELPQAQLLARLNGETISVDCVDKFPKMTNYVVPSGVRIAHTARVRLGAYIGAGTTVMHEGFVNFNAGTEGPGMIEGRVSAGVFVGKGSDLGGGCSTMGTLSGGGNIVISVGDECLIGANAGIGIPLADRCIVEAGLYITAGTKVIVLDDKNLAVETVKARDLVGKTDLLFRRNSLTGAIECKTNKTAIELNEALHNND; encoded by the coding sequence ATGAGCTCATTATTCAGCATCGGCCTAGGGGTCGGCACACAAAATGCCAAAGGCGAATGGCTAGAAGTTTTCTACGCCCTACCCGTATTAAACCCTTCGCAAGCCCTAAGCAAAGCCGTGATAGCAGCCACCGATTACCAGCAAGGTAATCAGGCGCTAAACTTAGATAAAGGCCAGCTAGGCAGTTTAGAAGCTAGCTTGCGTGCAGCCGGTGAAGCGGCTCAGGCCGACATTGTCAACGCCATGAAGCAAAGCAGCCGTCCTTTAGTGGCCACTATTTTAGCCAGCGATGACAGCCCTAGCTCTATCCCTGAAGGTTATTTAAAACTGCACCTATTATCACATCGCCTGGTTAAGCCACACGGCGTTAACTTAAACGGCTTATTTGGCGTACTGCCCAACGTCGCCTGGACCAATAAAGGCGCGATAGATTTAGACGAACTACCACAGGCGCAATTACTAGCACGCCTAAACGGTGAAACTATCAGCGTTGACTGTGTAGACAAATTTCCCAAAATGACTAACTACGTAGTGCCCTCCGGCGTGCGTATAGCCCACACCGCCCGCGTACGCCTAGGCGCTTACATAGGAGCAGGCACTACCGTGATGCATGAAGGTTTTGTCAACTTTAATGCCGGCACCGAAGGCCCAGGCATGATAGAAGGCCGGGTATCGGCTGGCGTATTCGTAGGTAAAGGTTCTGATTTAGGCGGCGGTTGCTCCACCATGGGTACGCTGTCTGGCGGCGGTAATATTGTGATATCAGTGGGCGATGAATGTTTAATAGGCGCTAACGCTGGCATAGGCATACCCTTAGCCGATCGCTGCATCGTGGAAGCGGGTCTTTACATCACCGCTGGCACCAAAGTTATTGTGTTAGACGATAAAAATCTAGCGGTAGAAACCGTTAAAGCTCGCGACCTAGTAGGCAAAACCGACTTATTGTTCCGCCGCAACTCACTCACCGGCGCAATAGAATGTAAAACCAATAAAACCGCGATAGAACTTAACGAAGCCCTACACAACAACGACTAG
- a CDS encoding response regulator has translation MLERARQKFFARGQYHRPLWLLIAVLICLLPCLLNYAGIDFSSRSVPLSAGQAIKDDAIFYAIAGGLHHALLEWTAVTIAVITAAVSLFHYVIRRDLTVPIIGLALLAAGVLDAFHTLAATRIVQANVSDSDFIPFTWVISRVFNAAILIVAALVSMWLIRQQQSSPRPAYSRYGFRILSAFGGGFLLICAVVIAWATSTDKLPQTTYPNALFSRPYDVLPLALFILAGALFWAWYRSNKTIVRYALMLSIIPELATQLHMALGSKQLFDNHFNIAHFLKILAYVSVLLGMLIDLISNKSPELEASLKQESTTSNHEEDVGLHILDVGKPKITLNIQLPAFAFFLALSVALAVGLTFYVESRQIVEDKELDDLNHDSILIRAELEQFYKNAADGVSFLSQTPPVQAIAEANNLGRLQDITPWRDRLESIFIGVLKVRPVYARISYVSKAGGKELAAAMNDYSGARLVAETNYKDYGATDIYHKTLALNPGQVYFSTINAQRENTDISTLGLTVATPVHDVVTGELFGAIIIEVNFTEVVKAIHIRSTSINTVYLANSVGDYLIHPNPEKIVGVSNGLGSSLPQDFPDLSEAFEQRFGIERIKGGQQDEEYLGVYTPLDFSAYGLHQPLSLLLTVDVVDGAKMIQEVRDRSIVLAISLSVLVLAIAILVSRRLINSLTQMTAELQRYEISGKVNNLPIHSENEIGVMARSFHNLLALIDYKSQRQEKLTKASDNASTRLQNILNSMADAVITIDEKSCIQSYNHAAENIFGYKESDIIGQPVSRLMPEKYVDKHNQGMDVYLTTGAHNVIGKAVELSGRKENGEEFPIYLSISEIDTDEGKIFTGIIRDISDQSKLEEERQINNAERAKEKQRLDEIIKGTNVGTWEWDVATSEMFINERGAEILGYTLTELSPLSVDQWVGFIHRDDMVSNNESLNKHLVGMSDSFTGEARMRHKDGGWVWVQARGMVVERNVKGQPLRVSGTHQDINERKQLEAEREQALAEAQTSVKLKAEFLASMSHEIRTPMNGVLGMLDLLMRNHLSKQQMHYATLAKSSAQSLLTIINDILDFSKIDAGKLELESIDFDIISQLTDISDAMALRAQEKQIEFILDVRQVATAMVMGDPGRLRQIFNNLLSNAIKFTPEQGEILIHAELQEQSDDLLFIGTITDSGIGIPENKIATLFDSFTQVDASTTREYGGTGLGLAICKQLCELLGGEISASSEVGKGSTFRFTVRLQKSQHVPGLLPVINMAGRKMLVVDDNATNREVLQGQLTSWGGNITEAVNAEAALEILEQNVDDLFDVALLDMHMPHIDGAELGRRIRADKRFDSMRMIMMTSMAERGDARYFSNIGFSAYFPKPVTSTDLFNALNVVIDGGSALENAQPLVTHHNVQSLLLESVVKEKRVLLVEDNYINQEVALGLLEDLSCKVDVASHGAMALELLKNKVYDLVLMDCQMPVMDGYESTQRIRAGEAGERNKTITIIAMTANAMKGDKEHCLAMGMSDYIAKPVEHHKIAAMFYKWFGEGHYISNDEVKVDINAKKNTESVAAVVWDKDGALKRMGGKPERLKMMIGIFMEESVDYLQRLDAAFNSQSLEELRSCSHAIKGALGNLSAHQSFEVAKAIELHALENDMDAALALWPVFVDCFAQLKTVLEQELA, from the coding sequence ATGCTAGAGAGAGCCAGGCAAAAATTTTTCGCCAGAGGTCAATACCATAGGCCGTTGTGGTTGCTGATAGCCGTGTTGATATGCCTGTTACCCTGTTTGCTAAATTATGCAGGTATAGATTTTTCTTCTCGCTCGGTACCTTTGTCGGCAGGTCAGGCGATAAAGGATGACGCTATTTTTTATGCCATTGCTGGAGGCTTGCATCACGCTTTGCTGGAATGGACTGCGGTGACTATCGCGGTGATTACCGCGGCAGTGTCGTTGTTTCATTATGTCATACGCCGCGATTTAACCGTGCCTATAATAGGGTTGGCCCTGTTGGCCGCAGGGGTACTGGACGCATTCCATACGTTAGCCGCTACGCGCATCGTACAAGCCAATGTTAGCGATAGTGATTTTATTCCCTTTACTTGGGTCATATCCAGGGTTTTTAATGCCGCTATTTTGATTGTTGCTGCCTTGGTGAGTATGTGGCTTATACGCCAGCAACAATCTTCTCCGCGCCCTGCTTATAGTAGGTATGGTTTTAGAATACTGTCGGCTTTCGGTGGCGGATTTTTATTGATTTGTGCGGTGGTGATAGCATGGGCTACGTCTACTGATAAGCTGCCGCAAACCACCTACCCCAATGCCTTATTCTCTAGACCCTACGATGTGTTACCCCTGGCCTTATTTATATTGGCGGGGGCTTTGTTTTGGGCTTGGTATCGCAGCAATAAAACGATAGTTAGATATGCCCTAATGCTCAGCATTATTCCTGAGCTGGCCACCCAATTACATATGGCGCTGGGATCTAAACAATTATTCGATAACCATTTCAACATTGCTCATTTTTTAAAAATATTGGCTTATGTCTCTGTATTACTGGGTATGCTAATAGATTTGATTAGCAATAAGTCACCAGAACTTGAGGCGTCACTCAAACAAGAGTCGACCACATCAAACCATGAAGAGGATGTAGGCTTACATATTTTGGATGTAGGTAAGCCTAAAATAACCTTAAATATACAGCTACCAGCCTTCGCGTTTTTTTTGGCGCTATCTGTTGCCTTGGCAGTAGGCTTAACCTTCTATGTGGAAAGCCGTCAGATTGTTGAAGATAAGGAGCTAGATGATTTAAATCATGACTCGATCTTAATCAGGGCAGAGCTAGAACAATTTTATAAAAACGCTGCTGATGGTGTTAGTTTTTTAAGTCAAACCCCACCCGTGCAGGCTATAGCCGAAGCTAACAATCTAGGTAGGCTGCAAGATATAACACCGTGGCGCGACAGGCTGGAATCCATCTTTATCGGTGTACTCAAAGTCAGGCCAGTCTACGCTAGAATATCCTATGTAAGTAAGGCTGGCGGCAAAGAGCTGGCGGCCGCAATGAATGATTATAGTGGTGCTAGGTTAGTAGCCGAGACGAATTATAAGGATTATGGCGCTACCGATATTTATCACAAAACCCTAGCGCTTAATCCCGGGCAAGTTTATTTTTCTACAATAAACGCTCAGCGGGAAAATACAGATATTTCTACTTTAGGGCTTACCGTTGCTACGCCGGTTCACGATGTGGTAACGGGTGAGTTGTTTGGCGCAATCATTATAGAGGTGAACTTTACTGAAGTCGTAAAAGCCATCCATATACGATCTACTTCGATTAATACTGTGTATTTGGCCAATAGCGTAGGCGATTATTTAATTCATCCCAATCCAGAAAAAATTGTAGGTGTTAGCAATGGTTTGGGAAGTAGTTTGCCACAGGATTTTCCCGATTTAAGTGAGGCTTTTGAGCAGCGGTTTGGTATTGAACGTATTAAAGGTGGTCAACAGGATGAAGAGTATTTAGGGGTTTATACCCCTCTAGATTTCTCCGCTTATGGTCTACACCAACCCCTGTCGCTATTATTAACGGTCGATGTTGTTGACGGGGCAAAAATGATACAAGAGGTGAGGGATCGCAGTATTGTTTTGGCTATCTCTCTCTCGGTGTTAGTGCTGGCTATAGCGATACTGGTTTCTCGCCGTTTGATTAACAGCCTGACGCAAATGACTGCAGAGTTACAGCGCTATGAAATTAGCGGCAAGGTTAATAATTTGCCCATACACTCGGAAAACGAAATAGGGGTGATGGCCAGAAGTTTTCACAACTTGCTAGCCTTAATAGACTATAAATCACAGCGCCAAGAAAAGCTGACAAAAGCATCTGATAATGCTTCTACACGGCTGCAAAATATTCTTAATTCTATGGCTGATGCGGTGATCACTATAGACGAAAAAAGCTGTATACAATCCTATAATCACGCAGCGGAAAATATTTTTGGCTATAAAGAGTCCGATATTATAGGCCAGCCTGTCAGTCGTTTAATGCCAGAGAAATATGTTGATAAACATAATCAGGGTATGGATGTGTATTTAACAACCGGTGCGCATAACGTTATCGGCAAAGCGGTTGAGCTCTCTGGCCGAAAAGAAAATGGTGAAGAATTCCCTATTTATTTATCTATCTCAGAGATCGATACCGATGAGGGGAAAATATTTACTGGTATTATCAGGGATATTAGTGATCAGTCTAAATTAGAAGAAGAGCGGCAAATAAACAACGCCGAAAGAGCTAAAGAAAAACAACGCCTAGATGAAATTATTAAGGGCACCAACGTCGGTACCTGGGAGTGGGATGTTGCGACGAGTGAAATGTTTATCAATGAGCGCGGCGCTGAAATATTGGGCTATACCCTAACTGAGTTGAGTCCACTGAGTGTTGATCAGTGGGTAGGTTTTATACACCGCGATGATATGGTATCAAATAATGAATCGCTAAATAAGCATCTTGTTGGCATGAGTGATTCATTCACGGGTGAAGCCCGTATGCGGCATAAAGATGGCGGCTGGGTCTGGGTGCAGGCCAGAGGCATGGTGGTAGAGCGTAATGTTAAGGGGCAACCTCTGCGTGTGTCCGGTACCCATCAAGATATTAACGAGCGCAAGCAATTAGAGGCGGAGCGCGAGCAGGCTTTGGCCGAGGCACAAACCTCAGTTAAATTAAAAGCTGAATTTTTAGCCAGCATGAGCCATGAAATAAGAACTCCTATGAACGGGGTGTTGGGGATGCTGGATTTATTAATGCGTAACCATTTGTCCAAACAACAAATGCACTACGCCACGTTGGCTAAAAGTAGTGCGCAATCTTTGCTCACTATTATTAATGATATTTTAGATTTCTCTAAAATCGATGCCGGCAAGCTGGAGCTGGAGTCCATAGATTTTGATATTATTAGTCAGCTGACAGACATTAGCGATGCTATGGCCTTGCGCGCGCAAGAAAAACAAATAGAGTTTATTTTAGATGTCCGGCAAGTCGCAACAGCCATGGTTATGGGTGACCCTGGTAGGCTGAGGCAAATATTTAATAACCTATTAAGCAACGCGATTAAGTTTACCCCTGAGCAGGGTGAAATATTAATTCATGCAGAGCTGCAGGAGCAGTCCGATGATTTATTGTTTATAGGCACTATCACCGATAGTGGTATAGGTATACCTGAGAACAAGATTGCGACATTGTTTGATAGCTTTACCCAAGTTGATGCATCGACTACCCGAGAGTATGGCGGTACTGGCCTAGGCTTGGCCATCTGTAAGCAGCTTTGTGAGCTACTAGGCGGCGAAATTTCGGCCAGCAGTGAAGTGGGCAAGGGCAGTACGTTTCGCTTTACCGTACGTTTGCAAAAAAGCCAGCATGTGCCGGGTCTACTCCCTGTTATCAATATGGCTGGGCGAAAAATGTTAGTAGTCGATGATAATGCTACCAACAGAGAAGTATTACAGGGGCAGCTTACCAGCTGGGGTGGCAATATTACCGAAGCCGTCAATGCCGAAGCGGCATTAGAAATTTTAGAGCAGAATGTAGATGACCTATTTGATGTGGCGTTACTCGATATGCACATGCCGCATATAGATGGTGCTGAGCTGGGGCGACGTATACGAGCGGATAAACGCTTTGATAGTATGCGTATGATTATGATGACCTCTATGGCTGAGCGCGGTGATGCTAGATATTTTTCTAATATAGGTTTTTCAGCCTACTTTCCCAAGCCAGTAACCAGTACGGATTTATTTAATGCCTTGAATGTAGTTATTGATGGTGGCAGTGCGTTAGAAAACGCGCAGCCCTTAGTCACGCATCATAATGTGCAGTCGTTATTATTAGAATCCGTGGTCAAAGAAAAAAGAGTCTTGTTGGTAGAGGATAATTATATTAATCAGGAGGTGGCGCTGGGTCTGTTAGAGGATTTATCTTGCAAGGTTGATGTTGCCAGCCACGGCGCCATGGCTCTAGAGCTATTAAAAAATAAGGTTTATGATTTGGTGTTAATGGACTGCCAAATGCCGGTAATGGATGGCTATGAATCCACCCAGCGTATACGTGCCGGTGAGGCGGGTGAGCGAAATAAAACCATAACTATTATTGCTATGACGGCCAATGCTATGAAGGGCGATAAAGAACATTGCTTAGCCATGGGTATGAGTGATTACATCGCTAAGCCGGTTGAACACCATAAAATTGCGGCCATGTTTTATAAATGGTTTGGCGAAGGGCATTATATTTCGAATGATGAGGTTAAGGTGGATATAAACGCGAAAAAAAATACTGAGAGCGTAGCGGCGGTTGTTTGGGATAAAGACGGCGCTTTAAAACGCATGGGAGGTAAACCCGAACGCTTAAAAATGATGATAGGTATTTTTATGGAGGAATCGGTGGACTACCTACAGCGTTTAGATGCTGCTTTCAACAGCCAGTCGCTGGAAGAATTACGCAGTTGCTCCCATGCAATCAAGGGGGCACTGGGTAACTTAAGCGCTCATCAGAGCTTTGAGGTGGCTAAGGCTATAGAGTTACACGCCCTAGAAAATGACATGGATGCCGCATTGGCATTATGGCCCGTGTTTGTCGATTGTTTTGCGCAATTGAAAACAGTGTTGGAACAGGAGTTGGCGTAG
- a CDS encoding cyclic nucleotide-binding domain-containing protein: protein MSEQLLDKSRVQTLYPLNVIAEHLLDKLLEQVKLKHPKLGSTIIKRGDNSASYYHYLLAGEAEHRISFEQRQQLTTTNSSNPLDELLAQGGTIKAGPDCAILTVSRAVVEQFLSWSESQAFRVVHMDDDPEVELGDVAIDDDYEDDWSEVFLKSPLAAHIPAATMMQLFSVMEDITLKQGEVVIKEHSPGDYFYLLKQGTAQVLTSTGGPFKGETFDLSAGCYFGDEALVADTPRNATVVMASDGVLGRLAKEQFDHIIKQPLIHRLSAEEIAAIPEPLRSYLDVRLAVEYNHGHYPEAQNSPIAYIRKHLKNFSADNSYIIAPGCGRRGELALYLLKQAGYKVFLMEESDSL from the coding sequence GTGAGTGAACAATTATTGGACAAGAGCCGGGTGCAAACCCTGTATCCACTCAATGTCATTGCCGAGCACTTGCTGGATAAGCTACTGGAGCAGGTCAAGCTTAAGCATCCCAAACTAGGCAGTACCATTATTAAGCGCGGCGATAACTCAGCCAGCTATTACCATTATTTGCTGGCGGGTGAGGCGGAGCACCGTATCTCTTTTGAACAGCGTCAGCAACTGACTACAACCAATAGCAGCAACCCACTGGATGAATTATTAGCGCAGGGCGGCACCATTAAGGCGGGGCCGGATTGCGCTATATTAACCGTGAGTAGGGCGGTGGTAGAGCAGTTTTTATCCTGGAGTGAGAGCCAAGCTTTTCGGGTGGTGCATATGGACGATGACCCAGAAGTAGAGCTGGGTGATGTGGCCATAGATGACGATTATGAAGATGATTGGTCTGAGGTGTTTTTAAAGTCCCCGCTGGCCGCGCATATCCCTGCAGCAACCATGATGCAGTTGTTTTCGGTGATGGAGGATATAACGCTTAAGCAGGGGGAGGTGGTGATTAAAGAACACAGCCCCGGAGATTATTTTTACCTGCTTAAACAAGGTACGGCACAGGTGCTTACCAGTACGGGCGGGCCTTTTAAGGGCGAGACTTTTGATTTGAGTGCTGGCTGTTACTTTGGTGATGAAGCGCTGGTGGCCGATACCCCACGCAATGCCACTGTAGTGATGGCCAGTGATGGTGTGCTAGGGCGTTTGGCCAAAGAACAGTTCGATCACATTATTAAGCAGCCTTTAATTCATCGCTTATCAGCAGAAGAAATAGCCGCTATACCCGAGCCACTGCGCAGTTACTTAGATGTGCGTTTAGCGGTGGAATACAATCATGGCCATTATCCCGAGGCGCAAAACTCCCCCATCGCGTATATACGCAAACATTTGAAAAATTTCAGTGCTGACAATAGTTATATTATTGCGCCAGGCTGCGGCAGGCGCGGCGAATTAGCACTGTATTTATTAAAACAGGCCGGCTACAAGGTATTTTTAATGGAGGAAAGTGACAGTCTCTAG
- a CDS encoding methyltransferase: MKILCPQCQHPLQQAAKHWHCEQQHHFDSAKQGYTNLLLVQHKRSKIPGDSADMVNARKRFLNLGLYQPLADAINKLVLNHAITHSPLRIIDAGCGEGYYTQQLAQALQRANIAADITGIDISKFAVKAAAGRSKDIQWFVANSSHIPVEDNSCDVLLSLFSPLPEAEFARVLKPNGLLIVASTGQQHLLQLREQLYDQVNSDVLNPCDKLAAQFSPSHQQAINYQLDLTSGDVISDLLCMTPHYWRASPEKKQQLSLLPQLRVNIDINLYGLQLISR; encoded by the coding sequence ATGAAAATACTCTGCCCACAGTGCCAACACCCCTTACAGCAAGCTGCCAAGCATTGGCACTGCGAGCAGCAGCATCATTTTGATAGTGCCAAACAGGGCTATACCAACTTACTGTTGGTACAACATAAGCGCTCAAAAATTCCCGGTGACAGCGCCGATATGGTTAACGCCCGCAAACGGTTTTTAAATCTAGGGCTATACCAACCGCTGGCCGACGCCATTAATAAGCTGGTGCTTAATCACGCCATCACCCACTCACCGCTACGTATCATTGATGCCGGTTGTGGCGAAGGTTACTACACCCAGCAGTTAGCTCAGGCATTACAGCGCGCGAATATTGCAGCTGATATCACCGGCATCGATATTTCCAAATTTGCCGTCAAAGCGGCCGCAGGACGCAGTAAGGATATTCAGTGGTTTGTCGCTAATAGTAGCCATATACCGGTGGAAGATAATAGCTGCGATGTATTGCTCAGTTTGTTTTCACCACTACCCGAAGCCGAATTTGCCCGTGTATTAAAACCCAATGGCTTGCTTATTGTGGCCTCAACCGGGCAGCAGCATTTATTGCAATTACGTGAGCAACTCTATGATCAGGTCAACAGTGATGTGTTAAACCCCTGTGATAAATTAGCGGCGCAATTCAGCCCCAGCCATCAACAAGCCATAAACTATCAGCTAGACTTAACTAGCGGTGACGTTATTAGCGACCTTTTGTGCATGACCCCACACTACTGGCGCGCCAGCCCAGAAAAAAAACAACAACTCAGCCTATTGCCGCAACTGCGCGTAAACATAGATATCAACCTCTATGGGCTACAGTTGATAAGCCGATGA
- a CDS encoding putative bifunctional diguanylate cyclase/phosphodiesterase translates to MSGTCVKALFINSSQHYKQLLIKLSSQFEHSDIELCHATSAASAQDYLNNNHCDILLIGTEAEVEQRMHLLSSLRSDDSYVPAALVLNHHKQQPDQHTYLQSGAADSIAIQQLTPAFLEHSICYAIRHKADEVRLLRLAHHDSLTGLANRLAFKKQLPKLMVQAKRSGHLLALMIVDLDNFKVINDALGHDAGDQVLLAAAESLQHSIRESDQVARLGGDEFAIIATQLRSPQDAATLARTIINRCHFQQQGPRVKIDVNCSIGIALYPTDATEHSVLLKHADNALFKAKQSGKRQFSFIDQELNFKDKFQHTLDNELKHPKFLQQLQLYYQPIVDTHNQQLIGAEALLRWHNPSQGLLTPDKFLQAVASNGLMNKVGNWVVHNACMQHLQWVKQGLPPIAVAVNLTAQQLENSYLINVIKKLMRHQQFNPHYLCLELSEADAFKCSDKVQSSLYKLHELGVHLTIDNFGKDYCSLTQLHRLPIDSIKIDRSLIQRAEYNEEYADVTEAIIQLGKILNLNIIAQGIESSNSMDYIRQRDCHQAQGFYIAKPLSNQHFIHWLDARQQPLTSSSH, encoded by the coding sequence ATGTCAGGCACCTGCGTTAAGGCGTTGTTCATTAATAGCAGTCAACACTATAAGCAATTACTCATTAAGCTCAGCAGTCAATTTGAGCACAGTGACATAGAGCTATGCCATGCCACCAGCGCGGCATCAGCCCAAGACTACTTAAATAACAACCACTGTGACATTTTGTTAATAGGCACAGAAGCCGAAGTAGAACAGCGCATGCACTTACTCAGCAGCCTGCGCAGCGATGACAGCTATGTGCCTGCAGCCTTGGTATTAAACCACCATAAACAACAGCCAGATCAGCACACGTATTTACAATCCGGTGCGGCCGACAGCATAGCCATACAGCAACTCACCCCAGCCTTTCTCGAGCACAGCATATGTTACGCCATACGCCACAAAGCCGATGAAGTCCGGCTGTTAAGACTCGCCCACCACGACTCACTCACCGGTCTGGCCAATCGTCTAGCCTTCAAAAAGCAATTGCCTAAGTTAATGGTTCAGGCCAAGCGCTCGGGCCACTTGCTTGCACTGATGATAGTTGACTTGGACAATTTCAAAGTCATTAACGATGCCCTAGGCCACGATGCAGGCGACCAGGTATTACTGGCCGCCGCTGAAAGCCTACAGCACAGCATACGCGAGAGCGATCAGGTGGCGCGCCTAGGCGGTGATGAATTCGCTATTATTGCCACCCAATTACGCAGCCCGCAAGATGCCGCCACCCTAGCCAGAACAATCATCAACCGCTGCCACTTTCAGCAGCAGGGGCCTAGGGTAAAAATCGATGTCAATTGCAGCATAGGCATAGCCCTCTATCCCACTGATGCCACTGAGCACAGCGTATTACTTAAACACGCTGACAATGCCCTGTTCAAGGCCAAACAAAGCGGTAAACGGCAGTTTTCCTTTATCGACCAAGAGCTGAATTTTAAAGATAAATTTCAACACACCCTAGATAATGAGCTTAAACACCCAAAATTTTTACAACAGCTGCAACTGTATTACCAACCTATAGTCGACACCCACAACCAACAGCTAATCGGTGCCGAAGCCTTACTGCGCTGGCACAACCCCAGCCAGGGCCTGCTAACACCCGATAAATTTCTACAGGCTGTAGCCAGCAATGGCTTAATGAACAAAGTGGGTAACTGGGTAGTACACAATGCCTGTATGCAACATCTGCAATGGGTCAAGCAGGGCTTACCGCCTATAGCAGTAGCTGTCAATTTAACGGCACAGCAATTAGAGAACTCCTATCTCATCAATGTTATAAAAAAGCTGATGCGCCACCAACAATTTAACCCGCATTATTTGTGTTTGGAACTCAGTGAGGCCGATGCCTTTAAATGCTCCGACAAGGTACAAAGCAGCCTTTACAAATTGCATGAGCTAGGGGTGCACTTAACCATAGATAATTTTGGCAAGGATTACTGTTCGTTAACCCAGCTGCACCGCCTGCCTATAGACTCTATAAAAATTGATCGTAGCTTAATTCAACGGGCGGAATACAACGAAGAGTACGCCGATGTCACCGAAGCCATCATTCAACTGGGCAAGATCTTAAATTTAAATATTATTGCCCAAGGCATAGAGAGCAGTAATAGCATGGACTATATACGGCAAAGAGACTGCCATCAGGCACAGGGGTTTTATATCGCTAAGCCCTTAAGCAACCAGCACTTTATCCACTGGCTAGATGCGCGGCAGCAGCCGCTAACCAGCAGCAGCCATTAA
- the dapE gene encoding succinyl-diaminopimelate desuccinylase, whose amino-acid sequence MAQNSATLALTCELLSKQSITPEDDGCQDLMIARLAAIGFKIQRLRFGEVDNFWAERGESGPILCFAGHTDVVPTGPAEQWKFPPFEPTLDDDGMLYARGAADMKGSLAAMVVACERFVAEHPNHTGRIAFLITSDEEGPATNGTVRVMQWLQENNEKITWCVVGEPSSTHLVGDVIKNGRRGSLGATITVKGIQGHVAYPHLAQNPIHMAAPALAELSNELWDEGNEFFPATSFQISNINGGTGATNVIPGDLTVVFNFRFSTELTDQQLQTRTEAILDKHQLNYDLEWNLSGQAFLTAEGDLVEATVKAVKDANGLDTELSTAGGTSDGRFIAPTGSQVVELGPVNATIHKVNECVKAADLDTLTTMYQGIMENLLAR is encoded by the coding sequence ATGGCGCAAAACTCAGCCACCCTAGCCCTCACCTGTGAATTATTGAGCAAACAATCCATCACCCCAGAAGATGACGGCTGCCAAGATTTAATGATAGCGCGGTTAGCAGCCATAGGTTTCAAGATACAACGCTTACGCTTTGGTGAAGTGGACAATTTTTGGGCCGAGCGCGGCGAGTCTGGCCCTATATTATGCTTTGCTGGCCATACCGATGTGGTGCCTACCGGCCCTGCCGAGCAGTGGAAGTTCCCGCCCTTTGAACCCACCCTAGACGACGATGGCATGCTCTATGCCCGCGGTGCCGCCGATATGAAAGGCAGCCTGGCCGCCATGGTGGTGGCCTGTGAGCGCTTCGTGGCCGAACACCCCAACCACACTGGCCGCATCGCCTTTTTAATTACCAGCGACGAAGAAGGACCCGCCACTAACGGCACCGTTAGAGTGATGCAGTGGTTGCAAGAAAACAACGAGAAGATTACTTGGTGTGTCGTAGGCGAACCCTCTTCTACCCACTTAGTAGGCGACGTGATTAAAAACGGCCGCCGTGGCTCCTTGGGTGCCACCATTACCGTTAAGGGTATACAGGGCCATGTTGCCTATCCACACCTAGCGCAAAACCCCATACACATGGCGGCACCTGCCTTGGCCGAATTGAGCAATGAGTTATGGGATGAAGGCAATGAGTTTTTCCCCGCCACCTCTTTTCAGATTTCCAATATCAATGGCGGCACCGGTGCCACCAATGTAATACCCGGCGACTTAACTGTGGTGTTTAACTTTCGCTTTTCTACCGAGTTAACCGATCAGCAATTACAAACCCGCACCGAAGCCATACTCGACAAGCACCAACTCAACTACGACCTAGAGTGGAACCTCAGCGGTCAAGCCTTTTTAACCGCCGAAGGGGATTTAGTGGAAGCCACCGTCAAAGCGGTTAAAGACGCCAACGGCCTAGACACTGAATTATCTACCGCGGGCGGCACCTCCGATGGCCGCTTTATTGCGCCCACCGGTAGCCAAGTGGTAGAACTAGGGCCGGTGAACGCCACCATACATAAAGTGAATGAGTGCGTAAAAGCCGCTGACCTAGATACACTCACCACCATGTATCAAGGCATAATGGAAAACCTGCTGGCCCGCTAA